A portion of the Cydia fagiglandana chromosome 7, ilCydFagi1.1, whole genome shotgun sequence genome contains these proteins:
- the LOC134666141 gene encoding uncharacterized protein LOC134666141 has protein sequence MERGLKLGKCILLNTLHFPVAVNRRSLILARHASAWRVPSNSTKKIHFQTNFTQNSTEFHSLEPIKPRNVDSKLPFLSKLSKFDLGFPRTLFFNRKPKEPGKKKVPKLILLQNPFTWLMTKIDFRVLRIIWDPSFREKDFKFGTKQAISRVTHVISDGQYDELSGLLTKPARSSLMRELDRNWSDRQRSLLALRPSDIQISAPRKVYFIRIADKKYCDVDMAFLALKWVPVNHIDALIFAEVFARFHREYTPHCIPEWTIAYFKITRFQVLRRQ, from the exons ATGGAACGGGGACtaaaattaggaaaatgtaTTCTTCTTAACACATTGCATTTCCCAGTGGCTGTGAATCGCCGCAGCCTAATCTTAGCCCGCCACGCCTCCGCATGGCGAGTCCCTTCTAACTCAACAAAGAAGATACATTTTCAAACAAATTTTACTCAAAATTCAACTGAATTTCATTCCCTTGAACCTATAAAGCCCCGGAACGTCGACTCAAAACTACCATTTCTATCTAAACTTTCAAAATTTGACCTTGGCTTCCCGAGgacattattttttaacagaAAACCCAAAGAGCCTGGAAAGAAGAAAGTACCTAAATTGATATTATTACAAAACCCATTTACATGGTTAATGACGAAAATAGATTTTCGAGTGCTCCGAATTATCTGGGATCCGTCATTTAGGGAAAAAGATTTTAAGTTTGGCACGAAACAG GCCATTTCTCGCGTAACCCACGTGATAAGTGACGGTCAATACGACGAGCTCAGTGGACTGTTGACCAAGCCCGCGCGATCCAGCCTCATGCGTGAGCTGGATCGCAACTGGAGTGATCGCCAGCGCTCGCTGCTGGCCTTGAGGCCTAGTGATATACAGATCAGCGCGCCTAGGAAGGTCTACTTTATCAGGATAGCAG ATAAAAAATACTGTGACGTGGACATGGCTTTCCTGGCGCTCAAATGGGTGCCGGTCAACCACATCGACGCTCTGATCTTCGCCGAAGTCTTCGCCAGGTTTCACCGGGAGTACACCCCTCACTGTATTCCGGAGTGGACCATCGCGTACTTCAAGATCACCAGGTTCCAGGTCTTGCGACGGCAATAG